A window from Glandiceps talaboti chromosome 15, keGlaTala1.1, whole genome shotgun sequence encodes these proteins:
- the LOC144446828 gene encoding V-type proton ATPase subunit B: protein MAMNGDLMDLNSPKNIIAAKEHALAVSRNYISQPRLTYKTVSGVNGPLVILDSVKFPKYAEIVTLTLADGTQRSGQVLEVSGSKAVVQVFEGTSGIDAKHTTCEFTGDILRTPVSEDMLGRVFNGSGKAIDKGPPVLAEDYLDIMGQPINPWSRIYPEEMIQTGLSAIDVMNSIARGQKIPIFSAAGLPHNEIAAQICRQAGLVRHSKDIIDSHEDNFAIVFAAMGVNMETARFFKQDFEENGSMENVCLFLNLANDPTIERIITPRLALTAAEFLAYQCEKHVLVILTDMSSYAEALREVSAAREEVPGRRGFPGYMYTDLATIYERAGRVEGRNGSITQIPILTMPNDDITHPIPDLTGYITEGQIYVDRQLHNRQVYPPINVLPSLSRLMKSAIGEGMTRKDHADVSNQLYANYAIAKDVQAMKAVVGEEALTPDDLLYLEFLGKFEKNFIAQGAYENRSVFDSLDIGWQLLRIFPKEMLKRIPQNILAEYYPRDSTRVK, encoded by the exons ATGGCGATGAACGGCGATCTAATGGATCTCAACTCTCCCAAAAACATCATCGCCGCAAAGGAGCATGCTTTGGCAGTGTCAAGAAATTATATTTCCCAACCTAGGTTAA CATACAAGACTGTATCTGGTGTCAATGGACCATTAGTTATTTTAGACAGTGTAAAG tttccCAAATATGCAGAAATTGTGACATTGACATTAGCTGATGGCACTCAGAGGAGTGGTCAGGTATTGGAAGTCAGTGGCTCCAAAGCTGTAGTACAG GTATTTGAAGGTACATCAGGAATTGATGCCAAACATACAACATGTGAATTTACTGGTGACATCCTTCGGACACCTGTATCAGAAGACATGTTAG GCCGTGTATTTAATGGATCAGGAAAAGCTATAGACAAAGGACCACCTGTACTTGCTGAGGACTATCTAGATATCATGG gTCAACCTATCAACCCTTGGTCTCGTATTTACCCAGAGGAAATGATCCAAACTGGTTTGTCAGCCATTGATGTCATGAACAGTATTGCACGTGGTCAGAAAATCCCAATCTTTTCAGCTGCTGGTCTCCCTCACAATGAA ATTGCAGCCCAGATCTGTCGACAGGCTGGTTTGGTCAGACATTCCAAGGACATCATAGACTCTCATGAAGACAATTTTGCCATCGTCTTTGCTGCCATGGGT GTTAACATGGAAACTGCCAGATTCTTCAAACAAGATTTTGAAGAGAATGGTTCTATGGAGAATGTATGTTTGTTCTTGAACTTGGCCAATGATCCAACAATTGAACGTATCATTACTCCACGTCTAGCTCTGACTGCAGCCGAGTTCTTAGCTTATCAGTGTGAGAAACATGTGTTGGTCATCCTGACTGATATGAGTTCATATGCTGAGGCTTTGCGTGAG GTATCAGCTGCTCGTGAAGAAGTGCCCGGTCGTCGTGGTTTCCCaggttacatgtacactgattTAGCTACCATCTATGAGAGAGCTGGTCGTGTTGAAGGCCGTAATGGCTCAATTACCCAGATTCCAATTTTAACTATGCCTAACGATG aTATTACCCATCCTATTCCTGATTTGACTGGGTACATTACTGAAGGACAGATTTATGTTGACAGACAGCTACATAACAGACAG GTATATCCACCAATCAATGTGTTGCCATCTTTATCACGTTTGATGAAGTCTGCCATTGGTGAAGGAATGACAAGAAAAGACCATGCTGATGTCTCTAATCAATTG TATGCTAACTATGCCATTGCCAAGGATGTACAAGCTATGAAGGCTGTGGTTGGTGAAGAAGCTTTGACACCTGATGATCTTCTTTATCTAGAGTTCTTAggaaaatttgaaaagaatttCATTGCACAAG GAGCCTATGAGAACCGTTCAGTGTTCGACTCACTAGATATTGGCTGGCAGCTGCTGCGTATCTTCCCCAAGGAGATGTTGAAACGTATTCCACAGAACATTCTTGCAGAATATTACCCCAGGGATTCCACACGTGTCAAGTAG